A genome region from Etheostoma cragini isolate CJK2018 chromosome 4, CSU_Ecrag_1.0, whole genome shotgun sequence includes the following:
- the b9d2 gene encoding B9 domain-containing protein 2: MAELHIIGQIIGAGGFPQNSLFCKWGVHTGGAWRLLSGLKEGQTQVDIPQTGDMAYWSHPIDLHYATKGIQGWPKLHFQVWHQDSFGRCQLYGYGYCHVPSSPGHHRISCVTWRPLGSWQEQLAQMFIGGGPQLRSPDLIYNGADRYRLHTEAMGTVELELGIIMRHFDKYGVES, translated from the coding sequence ATGGCAGAGCTGCATATTATAGGCCAGATCATTGGGGCCGGTGGTTTCCCGCAGAATAGTCTATTTTGCAAATGGGGAGTTCATACAGGAGGAGCATGGCGTCTTCTGTCTGGGTTGAAGGAGGGTCAGACCCAAGTGGATATCCCCCAAACAGGAGACATGGCGTACTGGAGTCACCCGATAGATCTGCACTACGCAACTAAGGGAATTCAAGGCTGGCCAAAACTTCACTTCCAAGTCTGGCACCAGGACTCTTTCGGGCGTTGTCAGTTGTACGGTTACGGGTACTGCCATGTCCCTTCCAGCCCCGGACATCATCGGATAAGCTGTGTGACTTGGAGGCCGCTCGGTTCATGGCAAGAGCAATTAGCACAAATGTTTATCGGCGGTGGACCCCAGCTCCGTAGCCCGGACCTTATATACAACGGAGCGGACAGATACAGACTGCACACCGAAGCCATGGGAACTGTGGAGCTGGAGCTTGGCATCATCATGAGACACTTTGACAAGTATGGCGTCGAAAGTTAA